In Gammaproteobacteria bacterium, one genomic interval encodes:
- a CDS encoding cytochrome c, translating to MLSSVLLALMLPPALSAQVDRGYERVYEERDGRRIYMDRCAECHMPDGRGRGDGSNGFPPLTGMSEWFALPEGKLYVAHAIVFGPYGEVMVGDQFYYGMMPRFGPRFDDQQIVAVIRFIAEELNTPAPGYEPIDIETVKAARRLTDRMDVLVNERYDLPPR from the coding sequence ATGCTCTCGTCCGTTCTGTTGGCGCTGATGTTGCCGCCGGCGCTATCGGCGCAGGTGGATCGCGGCTATGAACGGGTCTACGAGGAACGCGATGGGCGACGCATCTACATGGATCGCTGCGCCGAATGCCACATGCCGGACGGTCGCGGGCGCGGTGATGGCAGCAACGGCTTTCCGCCGCTGACCGGCATGTCCGAATGGTTCGCGCTGCCGGAGGGAAAGCTGTACGTCGCGCATGCGATCGTGTTCGGGCCGTATGGCGAGGTCATGGTGGGCGATCAGTTCTACTACGGAATGATGCCGCGCTTCGGCCCGCGCTTCGACGATCAGCAGATCGTGGCGGTGATCCGGTTCATCGCCGAGGAACTCAACACGCCGGCACCCGGCTACGAGCCGATCGACATCGAGACGGTGAAGGCGGCACGCCGGCTGACCGACCGCATGGATGTGCTTGTCAACGAACGCTACGACCTGCCGCCGAGGTAG